TTGACTAGGTACCTCATTCCAGCCAGAACTAGCATTTGGCTTGCTACATAAGATAAGATAAATCACTATAACATAACAGTGACTATTTTATAAAGAATAAATAAAATTCTGGATTAAGGGTCATTTACTGTGCCAAGTTCGATATGGCACTGACTCACATGAAAGATACCATATTGAGTTTTGTGCATCAATTACCCAATAAGATGCATCCATAACTTGATACATTCTCCTCGCAGCTAGGGTTTTAGGCAAACATCAAGGGACAGTGCCTCCTAGACCAACTGTGGCTCCAGAAAACTCAGTTGCTTCTGCTGCTCTGGAACAACTCAGTGTTGCTGAAGTGGAGAGACGGGTGAAACTGTTGCGAGAAGACAGGTAATGTGATTATTTGATATATCCAGACTATTTCTTTTGGTCACAGAAATACGAAGTTCTGATGATAGCTCACTATTACAGGCCTCAATTTAACGTGCTAGAATTTGTTGAGCTCATTTACATTCTTTGAGATTTCAGATGTTTGGTTGATTAGTCATCTTTAAGATTTTCATTTTGTAAAACATAGATTTGGCTTTCCCTATGTGCTTGTAGATAAAGAAAGTTTTAGAGCATCACCTTTTACCAGTCTCTATTATTCATTTTGGTGAGCTTTGTTGCAAATGGTGTCATATCAGAAAACTGGCAGTTGTAGTATGGATGCCATAGTGGAAATGACTGGTATAATGTTACACCTAAAGGATTAAAACGaagtacaaagtttttcttcATCTGTTCTCATATAATTCTGATGGTGTTTCTGTTTTGTTTTTTAATCATACCATTGATTTTATCATTTTAATCACTTTGGCCACTGTTATTAATTGTTCCCGTTCAGGAACATGCTACATGTATGGATTTTGAAAGTTCATAGTTTTGTTAGAGAAAACAGGGCAAAAGAATCTGCAAACTATCATACACAACAAAAGGCaaaatgttcttatgtttcttagTTTTGTTGATTAACATTTCCCTTTACAGTGAATTGCAGAAATTACATAAGAAGTTCGTTCTGGGAAATATTCTGCAAGAATCTGAATTTTGGGCAACAAGAAAGGTAAAACTCACTTAACCTGTATATTGTTACTTGATTAGTAATTTTTAGCTGTACACTTTATGTTTCTTCACTTGATCCATTACTTCCTTATGACCTTTGCAGAATTTACTTGATGATGAAGCAAATAAAAGATCAAAACAAAGGGCAGGTTTCAAGAATTCGCTAGTAGATATTAAGCCAACAACTGATGGTCGGGTATGTCACTGAAATACTATGTCCGGGTATTGATAAGTTATGTTATTTCTTATGTTCTATTCGAAGGCACTGAATTTGCTGATGGCTGATGGTagttaacttttttttttattaatttctaTGTTGAGCATTTCAGACAAACAAGGTTACTTTCCAGATCACACCTGAGATGATACATCAGGTCTGCCTTTCCACTCTGCTTCTTTATCATGAACTAATACCTATATAATGCTTGGTAACATCATTTTTTCTATTTCCTCAGTTGTTATAATTGCAAAATTTCTATACTATGCTGTAAAATGAAAATTACGCCATTTTGTGAGTTATGGAGTTTCTGAACATTTTTGTTAGTAAAAGGCTTTCAAAGATTTTTTTAGTCTGTATATGAATGTGTAGCAAACCCTATACCTTCTCTGTTTCCTTAGTAGCTTTGATGCATGATGCCGTGATCCTttattaagggggtgtttggcagGGCTCCTCCTCTTTACACTGAAAAATAGCTCCAAATGGCTCCTACTACTAAAGCGTTTGGTAGGGCTCCTCCAGAGGAGCCGGAGCTAGGGAGGAGCCCTAGCAAGCAGGGACTAAGCTATTTTTATATCTTGAAAATATAATTTCCATTGTGTAAATGTGAATTTGATGCGATCAAAGGTAATTATTGAGCAGGAACACAGAAAAATATGCTTCCACCCTAGCCAGTCAGTCAGGTTATGATTAGTCCACAGCTGCATAATCCATCTTCCTCGCTTTGAATCCTACCTGTGCTGGGTTCTGTTTCCCCAAGAATACTCCATTATACCTGAGGCATATATTATTCACGGAAGTGCTGAATTCCATGATTGTATATCTGAATTTTGCAATGAATTGATATGTGAAGTCTTGAAGATATACTTCTTCCAACTTCTTAACGCCATATATCCTTTAATTTTACAGATTTTTGCAGAAAAGCCTGCTGTCCGTAGAGCATATTTAGATTATGTTCCAAAAAAGGTAACACCTATTTATATTATCAATATCTTAGCATGAACTGTAGAAAATTCAGGCATGAAATTTTCCTAGTGTTATTACGGTTTCTGTATGAGTAGATGCTGATTTCTCATTATGCTCTATATATTCTGCTGTTTTCTTTCATAATCTTCtcattttattatattttctgTGGATAGATGGTAGAAACCCGATTTTGGGAAAAATACTGTAGAGCTGAGTATCTATTTAGGACAAAAAACACTGCAGCAGCAACAGCTGAGGCTGCTGGAGATGAGGAATTAGCTATCTTCCTGAAGAATGATGATATACTGGCGAAGGAGGCAAAGTTGAAGGTTTAGTTTTAGCAATGATTGCTATTGTAATTCATTTTTTGTTACCATGTGTTGGTGCCATTTCTTTCAAGTGATTCAATTTTTGGTTGCAGATAAAACGAGTTGATCCAACATTAGACATGGAGGCAGACACTGGAGATGATTACATTCATCTTCCGGTATGATTTTTTCCTACTATTATCTTCTTTTATTTGTAAGACAAATGCGGTCTCTAGTCTTTCTCATATTGAGCATATTTGCTTGCTGTTTACCATGAACTGCTTATCCTATGTTAAAAATTACTGCTCAATCATTATGTGTTTGGACACTCAGGACCATGGGATTCACCGTGATGGTAACAAAGAGACAATCGATGCTGACAGTGAGTTGGCGAGGAGGACGTTGTCTCAGGACCTGAACCGTCATGCAGCTGTTGTTCTTGAAGGGAGATCTCTTGGTAGTTATTGACCCAATCGAAGAAACTTTGTGATGTCTCTTTTGTTTTCCTTAATACAATTGATTGCTCAAGCATGTGATGGTGTTAGCAGGGTGAGATGGTACCGTTCTCAGTATTATGACTTTGAGATGGTACCATCCTCAGGGATTCCAGGGCACATCAGCAATGGAGTGAAAtgatttttaattattttgtttGCCACCCATTTGAATAATTTATTTTGGCCATAGCTCTTTCATGATTATACAAATCGATTAGAACCATTGGTTTGGTTTGCAAACTATGCCTTTATAGTAATTGTTCTGTGACTTTCTGTTGTGTCTATTCTTTACCTTTTTCGTTGATCAGATTCGTTTTTCATGTTGCATTTATATGTCTTCATTTTCATTCTGCCAATTGTTTAAGCTATCTTTCAATCCATTAAGTGACTATACTATGTTTTATTTGTCTTGTAGATGTTGAGTCGACTGATCCAAAGACTTTAGCTGAAGCCCTTGCAAGGTCCAAGAAAGGTTAGAGATGGCATCAGAATTCAATTGAATCCTTTTACAGATGTAATATATTGTGTTCTGACGAATTATCAACTGCAGAACCGCCTTCCACTTCTATTGATGatgatgctaatcatgagagacTAGTGAAGGTAGCTAGAATGACGGAGATAGAGGATCTGCAAGCTCCACGAAGCCTTCCGTATGCACCACTTTGTATAAAGGTAAAGCTTGTGCTCATGGCGTAATAGTAGATATATCAACCAAAATAAGAAATAATGTATTAATTTGTCTCCTTTTTTCTTATTAGGATCCTAGAGAATATTTTGATTCCCAACAAGCAAATGCTCTGCGATCTCTAGGTGGCAGCAATGACGGAAGAAAAGCTCGTACTTGCAGCTTGAGCACTGAAGAAGCATTCCATCATTTAATGGATCAAATGTCTTCTATTAAAGTTAATAAGCTTAACTGTCCGATTATTCAGTCTGATATGGCTCTTAAGGTAAACAATTTTACCCCGGCAGTTTGATCTCTTATTTATTGCTTTTTC
This window of the Sorghum bicolor cultivar BTx623 chromosome 7, Sorghum_bicolor_NCBIv3, whole genome shotgun sequence genome carries:
- the LOC8076584 gene encoding probable RNA polymerase II transcription factor B subunit 1-1 codes for the protein MGSMTIGAKYKTTIKDPGTPGILRMNDDRFTFTPNDPRSAMKFNVDFRTIKGHKFNKVEGNKAALLNLSKEDKAGGYIFEFDNVGNRDLCRDFVARVLGKHQGTVPPRPTVAPENSVASAALEQLSVAEVERRVKLLREDSELQKLHKKFVLGNILQESEFWATRKNLLDDEANKRSKQRAGFKNSLVDIKPTTDGRTNKVTFQITPEMIHQIFAEKPAVRRAYLDYVPKKMVETRFWEKYCRAEYLFRTKNTAAATAEAAGDEELAIFLKNDDILAKEAKLKIKRVDPTLDMEADTGDDYIHLPDHGIHRDGNKETIDADSELARRTLSQDLNRHAAVVLEGRSLDVESTDPKTLAEALARSKKEPPSTSIDDDANHERLVKVARMTEIEDLQAPRSLPYAPLCIKDPREYFDSQQANALRSLGGSNDGRKARTCSLSTEEAFHHLMDQMSSIKVNKLNCPIIQSDMALKVLNELNEGISRSRRLNLKNPQEGLLGQLPQHTRDELMDHWTAIQELLRHFWSSYPITSAVLYNKVQRVKEAMTQIYQKLQLIKESAQPDVRHEISRLVKPMTQALDAAFNHDLEQQQKSSKTGNRHNGF